In Nerophis lumbriciformis linkage group LG14, RoL_Nlum_v2.1, whole genome shotgun sequence, a single genomic region encodes these proteins:
- the LOC133616690 gene encoding C2 calcium-dependent domain-containing protein 4C — translation MWVLDKIRGSVETGVLRQGESGDKKGVAPPYSNVLTPDKIPDFFIPPKLVSCAPEPEVPLAKPKETLQPSEQTISSGRKISGPKSPRLVAKLAGDTKNLLKAANRHIIQIESADDVPGDTNADPQSQTAMSLPYVPKTQTSYGFATLKESPHTRRKESLFHCDISSPITSPNIQRKTSKDGGGGGNHLNPADCNASHMNPYRYFSGGESDTCSSAESSPFSSPLLSRSASLLKIFTHETQAKVVKAKRTFARHSSLSTDECSSAEPSPSLQRRLHIPSFHCATPAPEHGLQRQHTVNLHKGGTLRICADYDAGTSRLRMRVLAAESLYDKQCDIKGVNCCVSVYLNPGKVQKQRSNIIKNSRNPVFNEDFFFDAISSLQVKNLSVKFKVVNKGTSLKRDTLLGECEVLLTKLLSGV, via the coding sequence ATGTGGGTCCTGGATAAAATCCGCGGGTCGGTGGAGACGGGCGTGCTGCGTCAGGGTGAGAGCGGCGACAAGAAAGGCGTGGCCCCGCCCTACTCCAACGTCCTCACCCCCGACAAGATCCCGGACTTCTTCATCCCGCCAAAGCTGGTCAGCTGTGCTCCGGAGCCTGAGGTTCCGCTGGCGAAGCCCAAGGAGACTCTGCAGCCGTCGGAGCAAACCATCAGCAGCGGGAGAAAGATCAGCGGTCCGAAGAGTCCGCGTCTGGTCGCAAAGCTGGCGGGAGACACCAAGAACCTCCTGAAGGCGGCCAATCGTCACATCATTCAGATCGAGAGCGCCGACGACGTCCCCGGCGACACCAACGCCGACCCCCAGTCGCAGACCGCCATGTCTCTCCCCTACGTCCCCAAGACCCAAACTTCGTACGGATTCGCCACCCTGAAGGAAAGCCCCCACACCCGCCGCAAGGAGTCGCTGTTCCACTGTGACATCAGCAGTCCCATCACGTCCCCCAACATCCAGAGGAAGACCAGCAaggacggcggcggcggcggcaacCACCTGAACCCGGCCGACTGCAACGCCTCCCACATGAACCCCTACCGCTACTTCAGCGGCGGCGAGAGCGACACCTGCTCCTCGGCCGAGTCGTCCCCCTTCAGCTCGCCTCTGCTGTCGCGCTCCGCCTCGCTGCTGAAGATCTTCACGCACGAGACGCAGGCCAAGGTGGTGAAGGCCAAGCGCACCTTCGCCCGCCACAGCTCCCTCTCCACCGACGAGTGCAGCTCGGCCGAGCCCAGCCCCAGCCTCCAGCGCCGCCTGCACATCCCctccttccactgcgccacgccggcgCCGGAGCACGGCCTGCAGCGCCAGCACACCGTCAATCTGCACAAGGGCGGCACCCTCAGGATCTGCGCCGACTACGACGCCGGCACCTCCCGCCTGCGCATGCGGGTGCTGGCGGCCGAGAGTCTGTACGACAAGCAGTGCGACATCAAGGGCGTCAACTGCTGCGTCTCCGTCTACCTGAACCCCGGCAAGGTGCAGAAGCAGAGGAGCAACATCATCAAGAACAGTCGCAACCCCGTCTTCAACGAGGACTTCTTCTTCGACGCCATCAGCTCGCTGCAGGTCAAGAACCTGTCGGTCAAGTTCAAAGTGGTCAACAAAGGAACCAGCCTGAAGAGGGACACGCTGCTGGGGGAGTGCGAGGTCCTCCTCACCAAGCTGCTCTCGGGGGTCTAA